A genomic window from Candidatus Kouleothrix ribensis includes:
- the lpdA gene encoding dihydrolipoyl dehydrogenase: MSDTQYDVVVIGAGPGGYVAAIRSAQLGLKAAIVEREYWGGVCLNIGCIPTKAILHSADLLEQARDSKQFGIIIPQAEVDWAGVQKYKDKVVKQMTGGVGFLMKKNKIDQHNGAARLAGPNTVVVAGAGGSEIQLSAKNIIVATGSQPRALPQVGGVFDEDRIISSTGALALPAVPRSIIIVGAGAIGVEFASAFRAFGAEVTIIEALPRLVPVEDEEVSAELARAFNKRGIKAFTSARLTKIDRGDGQVTATFSDADGKTQQLTAERLLLGIGRAPNTQGLGLEAAGVALDPRGFITVDAHLRTNVPGIYAIGDVAITTPWLAHKASAEGILAAELIAGHDAPPLDYRKVPGCTYSNPEIASVGLTEAQAREQGYDVKIGKFPFSANGKASILGQRNGFIKLVSESKYDEVLGMHIIGPHATELIAEGGVALAHEATAESLMRTIHAHPTLYEALGEAEHAAATGAAIHI, from the coding sequence GTGAGCGACACGCAGTATGACGTTGTGGTAATTGGCGCCGGGCCGGGCGGCTACGTGGCCGCGATTCGCAGCGCCCAGCTTGGGCTAAAGGCCGCGATTGTCGAGCGCGAGTACTGGGGTGGCGTGTGCCTGAATATTGGCTGTATTCCCACCAAGGCGATCCTGCACAGCGCCGACCTGCTCGAGCAGGCGCGCGACAGCAAGCAGTTCGGCATAATCATTCCGCAGGCCGAGGTCGATTGGGCCGGCGTGCAAAAGTATAAAGATAAGGTCGTCAAGCAGATGACCGGCGGCGTGGGCTTCTTGATGAAGAAGAACAAGATCGACCAGCATAACGGCGCCGCGCGGCTGGCCGGCCCCAACACCGTCGTGGTGGCCGGCGCGGGCGGCAGCGAGATCCAGCTCAGCGCCAAGAACATCATCGTCGCCACCGGCTCGCAGCCGCGCGCGCTGCCGCAGGTTGGCGGCGTGTTCGACGAGGATCGGATCATCTCGTCGACTGGCGCGCTGGCATTGCCGGCCGTGCCCCGCTCGATCATCATCGTCGGCGCAGGCGCGATCGGGGTTGAGTTTGCCTCGGCATTTCGCGCGTTCGGCGCCGAGGTGACGATCATCGAGGCGCTGCCGCGGCTGGTGCCGGTCGAGGATGAAGAGGTCAGCGCCGAGCTGGCGCGCGCGTTCAATAAGCGTGGGATCAAGGCCTTCACCAGCGCCAGGCTGACCAAGATCGACAGGGGCGACGGCCAGGTGACGGCCACATTTAGCGATGCCGACGGCAAAACGCAGCAGCTTACGGCCGAGCGGCTGCTGCTCGGCATCGGCCGCGCGCCGAACACCCAGGGCCTGGGCCTCGAGGCAGCCGGCGTCGCGCTCGACCCGCGCGGCTTCATCACGGTCGACGCGCATCTGCGCACGAATGTGCCGGGGATCTATGCGATCGGCGACGTGGCGATCACAACGCCCTGGCTGGCGCACAAAGCCTCGGCCGAGGGCATTCTGGCAGCCGAGCTGATCGCCGGCCACGACGCGCCGCCGCTCGACTACCGCAAGGTGCCGGGCTGTACCTACAGCAACCCCGAGATCGCCAGCGTCGGCCTGACCGAGGCGCAGGCGCGCGAGCAGGGCTACGACGTGAAGATCGGCAAATTCCCGTTCTCGGCCAATGGTAAGGCCAGCATCCTGGGCCAGCGCAACGGCTTTATCAAACTGGTGTCCGAAAGCAAGTACGATGAAGTGCTGGGCATGCATATCATCGGCCCGCACGCCACCGAGCTGATCGCCGAGGGCGGCGTGGCGCTCGCGCACGAGGCAACCGCCGAGTCGCTCATGCGCACCATCCACGCCCACCCGACACTGTACGAGGCGCTGGGCGAGGCCGAGCACGCGGCGGCTACCGGCGCGGCGATTCATATCTAA
- a CDS encoding alpha/beta fold hydrolase, whose translation MCIAIPIILLAALVAGAYLLTPLREQLSIRDLAGDDQFVRVGEYDIHYQDDGPRAAPAVVLAHGFGAWSFTWRAQRSALLAAGYRVITTDQIGYGASARPAAPVYTTRTQAELILGALDALGLHAAHFVGHSFGGRVAMQIAIIAPERVHSLVVLAPEAFATARPPIARLVDLPLLGYVLAFYSTAPRLVRAGLKYVSKQYAWLTDAAVAGYAAPTYVRGSVLAQVWQARAPKDGAQPVPQHLAAIGQPTLVIWGADDPVFPAGDAERLARLLPNARLRVLAGIGHLPHEEAEPAVTAAMLEFLAEQVRI comes from the coding sequence ATGTGTATCGCCATCCCAATCATCCTGCTGGCCGCGCTGGTCGCCGGCGCCTACCTGCTCACGCCGCTGCGCGAGCAGCTGAGCATCCGCGATCTGGCCGGCGACGATCAGTTCGTGCGCGTGGGCGAGTACGATATTCATTATCAGGACGACGGCCCGCGCGCGGCGCCGGCTGTGGTGCTGGCCCATGGCTTTGGCGCATGGTCGTTCACCTGGCGCGCGCAGCGCAGCGCCTTGCTGGCGGCCGGCTACCGCGTGATTACCACCGACCAGATCGGCTATGGCGCCTCGGCACGGCCGGCCGCACCAGTGTATACCACCCGCACGCAGGCCGAATTGATCCTCGGCGCGCTCGACGCGCTGGGCCTGCACGCCGCGCACTTCGTCGGGCACTCCTTTGGCGGGCGCGTGGCCATGCAGATCGCGATCATCGCGCCTGAGCGTGTCCACTCGCTCGTCGTGCTCGCACCCGAGGCCTTCGCCACCGCGCGCCCACCGATCGCCCGGCTGGTCGATTTGCCGCTGCTGGGCTATGTGCTCGCATTCTACTCGACCGCGCCGCGGCTGGTGCGCGCGGGGCTGAAGTATGTGTCGAAGCAATACGCCTGGCTGACCGACGCGGCCGTGGCGGGGTATGCCGCGCCGACGTATGTGCGCGGCAGCGTGCTGGCGCAGGTGTGGCAGGCGCGCGCGCCGAAAGATGGCGCCCAGCCGGTGCCGCAGCATCTCGCGGCGATCGGCCAGCCTACTCTGGTGATCTGGGGCGCCGACGACCCGGTCTTTCCAGCGGGCGACGCCGAGCGGCTGGCGCGGCTGCTGCCGAACGCCCGGCTGCGCGTGCTGGCCGGCATCGGCCACCTGCCGCACGAAGAGGCCGAGCCGGCGGTTACGGCGGCCATGCTGGAGTTTCTGGCCGAGCAGGTGCGCATATAG